The Kaustia mangrovi genome has a segment encoding these proteins:
- a CDS encoding cytochrome c oxidase assembly protein, giving the protein MTDGHDPTRRGKTLTLVAVNVVLAVMIGLVSYAPTLYQLFCQVTGYGGTTQRTVALSEKAATDTPVTVRFDANIAPGLDWEFRPEQREVKTRIGEPTRAYYYAKNLSDQTIVGRATFNVTPAWAGPYFFKVECFCFTEERLEPGEEARMPLLFYVDEDMLKDADSKDIRTITLSYTFFEQKNLSKDEIAAARDLAGESKDQDEALTAQDEHSFSTEIRRQ; this is encoded by the coding sequence ATGACGGACGGGCACGACCCCACCCGCAGGGGCAAGACGCTGACGCTGGTCGCAGTCAATGTGGTGCTGGCTGTGATGATCGGGCTGGTCTCCTACGCGCCGACCCTCTATCAGCTCTTCTGCCAGGTCACCGGCTATGGCGGCACCACCCAGCGCACCGTCGCCCTGTCGGAGAAGGCGGCGACCGACACGCCGGTCACCGTGCGCTTCGACGCCAATATCGCACCGGGGCTCGACTGGGAATTCCGCCCCGAGCAGCGCGAGGTGAAGACGCGGATCGGCGAGCCGACACGCGCCTACTATTACGCGAAGAACCTGAGCGACCAGACCATTGTGGGCCGCGCGACCTTCAATGTGACACCCGCCTGGGCGGGGCCGTACTTCTTCAAGGTGGAGTGCTTCTGCTTCACCGAGGAACGGCTGGAGCCCGGCGAGGAGGCGCGCATGCCGCTGCTCTTCTATGTCGACGAGGACATGCTCAAGGATGCCGATTCGAAGGACATCCGCACGATCACGCTGTCCTACACCTTCTTCGAGCAGAAGAACCTGTCTAAGGACGAGATCGCCGCGGCTCGCGACCTCGCCGGGGAATCGAAGGATCAGGACGAGGCGCTCACCGCGCAGGACGAGCACAGCTTCTCCACCGAGATCCGCCGCCAGTGA
- a CDS encoding extracellular solute-binding protein → MDDTTRYQRLLERYRNGDIDRRGFLALLGAAGLAAGVAGGPFTRRALAATPSEVRFDGWGGVVSEAFREYAFEPYTKKTGIKVVDGTFGGADEYLARVKAGQPGEYNIAHLSGVFDYVRYWNLDLGSSLDRDNIPNLANVIPALVDVLAKTSDGKLSAVPYDYGTTGIAYNRKHISDEEMKEKGAKILIDEKYKGKIGGWGEWKTRIWYGALQTDQDPNKIEDMDAVWEAIRTNRDLVLKYWSSGAELMSLLAEEEIYVTEAWSGRVRALQDQGHDIGYLDPPGGLAWQECLFVLKGSPMAACEELLNFMLEPEVAIAVAEGQKYPPALDPKKVDLGEEVASLPAFDPTGTLKELNFFDPGYWNSHEAEWSKQYGRVAKGY, encoded by the coding sequence ATGGACGACACGACACGCTATCAACGATTGCTCGAGCGCTATCGCAACGGCGATATCGACCGGCGCGGCTTCCTCGCGCTCCTCGGCGCGGCGGGCCTCGCCGCCGGCGTCGCGGGCGGCCCGTTCACCCGCCGGGCGCTCGCGGCCACGCCGTCGGAGGTCCGCTTCGACGGCTGGGGCGGGGTCGTCTCCGAGGCATTCCGCGAATATGCCTTCGAGCCCTATACCAAAAAGACCGGCATCAAGGTCGTCGACGGCACCTTCGGCGGCGCCGACGAATATCTCGCGCGCGTCAAGGCGGGCCAGCCGGGCGAATACAACATCGCCCACCTGTCCGGCGTCTTCGACTATGTGCGCTACTGGAACCTCGATCTCGGCTCGTCGCTCGACCGCGACAACATTCCCAATCTCGCCAATGTCATTCCCGCGCTGGTCGACGTGCTCGCCAAGACCAGCGACGGCAAGCTGTCGGCGGTGCCCTACGATTACGGCACCACGGGGATCGCCTATAACCGCAAGCACATCTCCGACGAGGAGATGAAGGAGAAGGGCGCCAAGATCCTCATCGACGAGAAGTACAAGGGCAAGATCGGCGGCTGGGGCGAGTGGAAGACGCGCATCTGGTACGGCGCGCTCCAGACCGACCAGGATCCCAACAAGATCGAGGACATGGACGCCGTGTGGGAGGCGATCCGCACCAATCGCGATCTCGTGCTCAAATACTGGAGCTCCGGCGCGGAGCTCATGAGCCTGCTCGCGGAGGAGGAGATCTACGTCACCGAGGCGTGGTCGGGCCGCGTGCGCGCGCTTCAGGACCAGGGCCACGACATCGGCTATCTCGACCCGCCCGGCGGCCTTGCCTGGCAGGAATGCCTGTTCGTGCTCAAGGGCAGCCCGATGGCGGCCTGCGAGGAGCTCCTGAACTTCATGCTCGAGCCGGAGGTCGCCATCGCCGTGGCGGAGGGCCAGAAATACCCGCCGGCGCTCGACCCGAAGAAGGTGGACCTCGGCGAGGAGGTCGCGAGCCTGCCGGCCTTCGACCCGACCGGCACGCTGAAGGAGCTCAACTTCTTCGATCCCGGCTACTGGAACAGCCACGAGGCGGAGTGGTCGAAGCAGTATGGCCGGGTGGCCAAGGGGTACTGA
- the sdhD gene encoding succinate dehydrogenase, hydrophobic membrane anchor protein, which translates to MSLRTPLSRVRGLGAARSGTGHFMGQRLTAMANIPLAIFFVIAMVSQIGASHAEVVAFIANPVVAIVFILLIASVTYHMRLGMQVVIEDYVHGELAKILAIVANTFFTIVIALASIFAILKIAFTSGAGM; encoded by the coding sequence ATGTCCTTGCGCACACCGCTCTCGAGGGTTCGCGGCCTCGGCGCCGCCCGCTCCGGCACCGGCCATTTCATGGGCCAGCGGCTCACGGCGATGGCCAATATCCCGCTCGCGATCTTCTTCGTGATCGCCATGGTCTCGCAGATCGGCGCGAGCCACGCGGAGGTGGTGGCCTTCATCGCCAATCCGGTGGTCGCCATCGTCTTCATCCTCCTTATCGCGTCGGTCACCTATCACATGCGCCTCGGCATGCAGGTGGTCATCGAGGACTATGTGCATGGCGAACTCGCCAAGATCCTCGCGATCGTCGCCAACACCTTCTTCACCATCGTGATCGCGCTGGCGTCCATCTTCGCCATCCTCAAGATCGCCTTCACGAGCGGCGCGGGGATGTAG
- a CDS encoding ABC transporter permease subunit, whose amino-acid sequence MDTGERSARPWLLMSPALTAIAFLLVIPVCFIVVYSFWLRTATGADVGGIHLDNWIEVATDPFYRDILAFTLKIAFITTVLCALLGYVPAYFIAMTRMKHRTLLLILLMLPFWISYIIRTMSWINILGVSGALNSFLVSLGIVGEPLQLLYNEASVILGLVHFLLPFMILNVFVSLEGIDRNLLDASRSLGATDFQSFLEVTLPLSLPGLAAGSLLCFVLAAGTYITPIVLGGPGTRCSPIWSSRPSSPSSTGRSARSCRWCCWWCSVRWSRSITASSASARSPRASGEGAVVMLKGWSLIRAYTVLVYLFMFLPVAVVVLLSFNSAQFGSFPMEGLSFRWFVALWDNDAIVRAFRVSLLLGALTALISTTLGVLASLALVRYDFPGKTLISTALIAPILVPEVVLAVALLLFLRWLEMPKSFPLLLLGHVIFTLPFVLLVVQARLVSIRRDYEEAAMSLGAGPIQTFFEVTLPLLVPAVFAGMLFAFTISFDDITGTLFWKPGGVETVPTQIFAMLRNSISPEINALGTVMIVLTVCLPLFGAAIARRMAANRGG is encoded by the coding sequence ATGGACACGGGCGAACGGTCGGCCCGGCCGTGGTTGCTGATGTCGCCGGCGCTGACGGCGATCGCGTTCCTGCTCGTCATTCCCGTCTGCTTCATCGTCGTCTACTCGTTCTGGCTGAGGACGGCGACGGGCGCGGATGTCGGCGGCATCCACCTCGACAACTGGATCGAGGTCGCGACCGACCCGTTCTATCGCGATATCCTCGCCTTCACGCTGAAGATCGCCTTCATCACCACGGTGCTGTGCGCGCTGCTGGGCTATGTTCCGGCCTATTTCATCGCCATGACGCGAATGAAGCACCGCACATTGCTGCTGATCCTGCTCATGCTGCCCTTCTGGATCAGCTACATCATCCGCACCATGTCGTGGATCAACATCCTCGGCGTCTCCGGCGCGCTGAACTCGTTTCTGGTCTCGCTCGGCATCGTCGGCGAGCCCTTGCAGCTCCTCTATAACGAGGCGTCGGTCATACTGGGGCTGGTGCATTTCCTGCTGCCCTTCATGATCCTCAATGTCTTCGTCAGCCTGGAGGGCATCGACCGCAACCTGCTCGACGCCTCGCGCTCGCTGGGGGCGACCGACTTCCAGTCCTTCCTCGAGGTGACGCTGCCGCTCTCGCTGCCGGGCCTGGCGGCGGGCAGCCTGCTCTGCTTCGTGCTCGCGGCCGGCACCTACATCACACCCATCGTGCTCGGGGGCCCCGGGACGCGATGTTCGCCAATCTGGTCTTCGAGGCCATCGTCACCCAGCTCAACTGGCCGCTCGGCTCGGTCCTGTCGCTGGTGCTGCTGGTGGTGCTCGGTGCGGTGGTCGCGGTCTATAACCGCTTCGTCGGCATCGGCCAGATCGCCAAGAGCTTCGGGTGAGGGGGCGGTCGTCATGCTGAAGGGCTGGTCTCTCATCCGCGCCTACACCGTGCTGGTCTATCTCTTCATGTTCCTGCCGGTCGCGGTGGTCGTGCTGCTCTCCTTCAACTCCGCGCAGTTCGGCTCCTTCCCGATGGAAGGACTGAGTTTCCGCTGGTTCGTGGCGCTGTGGGACAACGACGCCATCGTGCGCGCCTTCCGCGTCTCGCTGCTGCTCGGCGCGCTGACCGCGCTGATCTCCACCACGCTCGGCGTACTCGCGAGCCTGGCGCTGGTGCGCTACGACTTCCCCGGCAAGACGCTGATCTCGACGGCCCTGATCGCGCCGATCCTGGTGCCGGAGGTCGTGCTCGCGGTGGCGCTCCTGCTGTTCCTGCGCTGGCTGGAGATGCCGAAGAGCTTCCCGCTCCTGCTGCTCGGCCATGTGATCTTCACCCTGCCCTTCGTGCTGCTCGTCGTGCAGGCGCGCCTCGTCTCGATCCGGCGCGACTACGAGGAGGCGGCGATGAGCCTCGGCGCGGGGCCGATCCAGACCTTCTTCGAGGTCACCCTGCCGCTGCTCGTGCCCGCCGTCTTCGCCGGCATGCTGTTCGCCTTCACCATCTCGTTCGACGACATCACCGGCACGCTGTTCTGGAAGCCCGGCGGGGTGGAGACGGTGCCGACCCAGATCTTCGCCATGCTGCGCAACTCCATCAGCCCGGAGATCAACGCGCTCGGCACGGTGATGATCGTGCTCACCGTCTGCCTGCCGCTCTTCGGCGCCGCCATCGCCCGGCGCATGGCGGCGAACCGGGGCGGATGA
- the sdhC gene encoding succinate dehydrogenase, cytochrome b556 subunit encodes MNVQDRPLSPHLQVYRPMLTMMMSIVHRITGSALYVGTLLLAWWLVAAATGADAFSAVQWFLGSWLGLVILFGFTWALLHHMLGGLRHLLWDTGRGFEKPTIEALARATIAGSLALTVIVWIVGFALG; translated from the coding sequence ATGAACGTCCAGGATCGTCCCCTTTCACCGCACCTGCAGGTCTACCGGCCGATGCTGACGATGATGATGTCCATCGTCCACCGCATCACCGGAAGCGCGCTCTATGTCGGAACGCTCCTGCTCGCCTGGTGGCTGGTCGCGGCCGCGACCGGTGCCGACGCCTTCTCCGCGGTGCAGTGGTTTCTCGGCTCGTGGCTCGGGCTGGTGATCCTCTTCGGCTTCACCTGGGCGCTCCTGCACCACATGCTCGGCGGCCTGCGCCATCTCCTGTGGGATACCGGGCGCGGCTTCGAGAAGCCCACCATCGAGGCGCTCGCGCGTGCGACCATTGCGGGCTCTCTCGCACTCACCGTCATCGTCTGGATCGTCGGCTTCGCACTGGGGTAG
- a CDS encoding aspartate aminotransferase family protein yields the protein MTTQHAFSGARGPDGESHLFYQTRKRRPPIDRAEGIYIWDRAGKRYLDGSSGAMVANIGHSNPRVLEAMRRQMEKATFAYRLHFENEPAERLAAATAELMPEGLDKVFFVSGGSEAVESALKLARQYAVATGQAQRWKVVSRYPSYHGGTLGALAVTGMALMSAPFAPMLRDMPKIPAPTCYLDRDSLTPEERGLRYADMLADEIERQGPETVLAFIMEPVGGASTGALVAPDSYYARIREICDRYGILLIHDEVMSGAGRTGRFLASEHWGVKPDIVTLSKGFAAGYVPLGAMVADRRLVEPVLDAGGFVHGHTYAGNPLACAAGLAVLGEVLDNDLMGNAERIGGLLEAELKGLMARYPFIGDVRGKGLMLAFELVADRDTMEPLPVGHDAHNRLVEIAYGKGLIIYSRRTRGGRKGDHFMVCPPMIATAAQVGEIMDMLTASLDEFAEAAKLPRGNG from the coding sequence ATGACCACACAGCATGCGTTCTCCGGCGCCCGCGGCCCGGACGGCGAAAGCCACCTGTTCTACCAGACCCGCAAGCGCCGCCCGCCCATCGACCGGGCGGAGGGCATCTATATCTGGGACCGCGCCGGCAAGCGCTATCTCGATGGCTCGTCCGGCGCCATGGTCGCCAATATCGGCCACTCCAATCCGCGCGTGCTCGAGGCCATGCGCCGGCAGATGGAGAAGGCGACCTTCGCCTATCGTCTCCATTTCGAGAACGAGCCGGCCGAACGCCTCGCCGCGGCGACGGCGGAGCTCATGCCGGAGGGTCTCGACAAGGTGTTCTTCGTCTCCGGCGGATCGGAGGCGGTGGAGAGCGCGCTGAAGCTCGCCCGGCAATATGCCGTGGCCACCGGCCAGGCCCAGCGCTGGAAGGTCGTCTCGCGCTATCCCTCCTATCACGGCGGCACGCTCGGCGCGCTCGCCGTCACCGGCATGGCGCTGATGAGTGCGCCCTTCGCGCCCATGCTGCGCGACATGCCGAAGATCCCCGCGCCGACCTGCTATCTCGACCGCGACAGCCTCACACCCGAGGAGCGGGGCCTGCGCTATGCCGACATGCTGGCCGACGAGATCGAGCGGCAGGGGCCGGAAACCGTGCTCGCCTTCATCATGGAGCCGGTCGGCGGCGCCTCGACCGGGGCGCTCGTCGCACCCGACAGCTACTATGCCCGCATCCGCGAGATCTGCGACCGCTACGGCATCCTCCTCATCCATGACGAGGTGATGAGCGGGGCGGGCCGCACCGGCCGCTTCCTGGCCTCCGAGCATTGGGGGGTGAAACCCGACATCGTGACGCTGTCCAAGGGCTTCGCGGCGGGCTACGTGCCGCTTGGCGCCATGGTCGCCGACCGGCGCCTCGTCGAACCCGTGCTCGATGCCGGCGGCTTCGTCCACGGCCACACCTATGCCGGCAACCCGCTCGCCTGCGCGGCGGGGCTCGCCGTGCTCGGCGAGGTGCTCGACAACGACCTCATGGGCAATGCGGAGCGCATCGGCGGCCTGCTCGAAGCCGAGCTAAAGGGGCTCATGGCGCGCTATCCCTTCATCGGCGACGTTCGCGGCAAGGGGCTGATGCTCGCCTTCGAGCTGGTGGCCGACCGCGACACGATGGAGCCGCTGCCGGTCGGGCACGACGCCCATAACCGGCTTGTGGAGATCGCCTATGGCAAGGGCCTCATCATCTATTCACGGCGCACGCGCGGCGGCCGCAAGGGCGACCATTTCATGGTCTGCCCGCCCATGATCGCCACCGCCGCGCAGGTCGGCGAGATCATGGACATGCTCACCGCGAGCCTCGACGAATTCGCCGAGGCCGCAAAGCTGCCCAGGGGCAATGGCTGA
- a CDS encoding LysR family transcriptional regulator, with translation MDMRPAFDRRTERVAWELDWNLLRTFMVIVQEGGITAAANRLLLKQPTVSNALRRLEEKLSKRLIDRGPGRFRVTEAGALLYRECIEVYGSVARLSVLMRDVKDEITGHVRIVMASHVVCPLFDEVLADFHERHPHATYEIEIATSADVTARVLQKEASFGVCLVRDKHPKLDYAHLFREYFGFFCGPRHRFFGRRELTLADLRGEPSVSFRTDQLSDALRPVALLRANAAIEDRVIGVSSNLEEVRRMILAGLGIGPLPVHVVDRDIADGLLWRLPPYEDPPAIDIHVVSNPHAHLNRAETEFLDLLSARMAQTPLDQRNYAR, from the coding sequence ATGGACATGCGCCCCGCCTTCGACCGCCGCACGGAACGGGTTGCCTGGGAGCTCGACTGGAACCTTCTGCGCACCTTCATGGTGATCGTGCAGGAGGGCGGGATCACGGCGGCCGCCAACCGGCTCCTGCTGAAGCAGCCGACCGTCTCCAACGCGCTGAGGCGGCTGGAGGAGAAGCTGTCCAAACGCCTCATAGACCGCGGTCCGGGCCGGTTCCGCGTGACCGAGGCCGGCGCGCTGCTCTATCGCGAATGCATCGAGGTCTATGGCTCGGTGGCGCGCCTGTCGGTGCTCATGCGCGACGTCAAGGACGAGATCACCGGCCATGTCCGCATCGTGATGGCGAGCCATGTGGTCTGCCCGCTGTTCGACGAGGTGCTGGCCGATTTCCACGAACGCCACCCCCATGCGACCTACGAGATCGAGATCGCGACCAGCGCCGACGTCACCGCGCGGGTGCTCCAGAAGGAGGCCTCCTTCGGCGTCTGCCTGGTGCGCGACAAGCACCCCAAGCTCGATTATGCCCATCTGTTCCGCGAGTATTTCGGCTTCTTCTGCGGCCCGCGGCACCGGTTCTTCGGCCGGCGGGAACTGACGCTCGCGGACCTGCGGGGCGAGCCCTCCGTCTCCTTCCGCACCGATCAGCTCTCCGATGCGCTGAGGCCGGTGGCGCTTTTGCGCGCCAATGCCGCGATCGAGGACCGGGTGATCGGCGTCTCCTCCAATCTGGAGGAGGTCAGGCGCATGATCCTGGCCGGGCTCGGCATCGGGCCCCTGCCGGTCCATGTGGTCGACCGCGACATCGCCGACGGCCTGCTCTGGCGGCTGCCGCCCTATGAGGATCCGCCGGCCATCGACATCCATGTGGTGAGCAACCCCCATGCCCACCTCAACCGCGCGGAGACGGAATTCCTCGACCTCCTGTCGGCGCGCATGGCGCAGACGCCGCTCGACCAGCGCAACTACGCGCGCTAG
- a CDS encoding ABC transporter ATP-binding protein — MSGTQNAVELKGVVKRFGDFTAVHAMDLAIEEGSFVTFLGPSGCGKTTTLRMIAGLLDTTEGDILVKDRRVNDMPIHKRNLGLVFQNYALFPHKRIFDNIAFGLKYRNVAKAEIADRVRSALDLVQLPQLADRYPHELSGGQQQRIALARAIVIQPDVLLLDEPLSALDANLREDMRVELKRIQDRLGITTIFVTHDQSEALAMSDRIVVMSEGRVEQVGAPEEVYNKPASEFVARFLGNSNIVPAQVSARENGVITVDAEDLGAVPVLETRATGVNGAHALHLVIRAEKLRLAPPEEAAAPDGARLSGTVDTVDYQGQSARYFVTVNGRQLQAINNIEDHPFAEGAPVSVHIRAKDCVLLPARQ, encoded by the coding sequence ATGAGCGGGACACAGAACGCCGTCGAGCTGAAGGGGGTGGTCAAGCGCTTCGGCGACTTCACCGCCGTGCATGCCATGGACCTCGCCATCGAGGAGGGCTCCTTCGTGACCTTCCTCGGGCCGTCGGGCTGCGGCAAGACCACCACCTTGCGCATGATCGCGGGGCTGCTCGACACCACCGAGGGCGACATCCTGGTAAAGGACCGGCGGGTCAACGACATGCCGATCCACAAGCGCAATCTGGGGCTCGTCTTCCAGAACTACGCGCTCTTCCCGCACAAGCGGATCTTCGACAATATCGCCTTCGGGCTCAAATACCGCAATGTCGCCAAGGCGGAGATCGCGGACCGGGTGAGATCGGCGCTCGATCTCGTCCAGCTGCCCCAGCTGGCAGACCGCTATCCCCACGAGCTGTCCGGCGGCCAGCAGCAGAGGATCGCGCTCGCCCGCGCCATCGTCATCCAGCCCGACGTGCTGCTCCTCGACGAGCCGCTGTCGGCGCTGGACGCAAACCTGCGCGAGGACATGCGCGTGGAGCTCAAGCGCATCCAGGACAGGCTCGGCATCACCACCATCTTCGTCACCCACGACCAGTCGGAGGCGCTCGCCATGTCCGACCGCATCGTGGTGATGAGCGAGGGCCGCGTGGAGCAGGTCGGCGCGCCGGAGGAGGTCTATAACAAACCGGCGTCCGAGTTCGTCGCCCGCTTCCTCGGCAACTCCAACATCGTGCCGGCGCAGGTGAGCGCCCGGGAGAACGGCGTGATCACGGTCGATGCGGAGGATCTCGGCGCCGTCCCGGTGCTGGAAACCCGCGCGACGGGTGTCAATGGCGCGCATGCGCTCCACCTCGTCATCAGGGCGGAAAAGCTGCGCCTCGCCCCGCCCGAGGAGGCGGCGGCCCCCGACGGCGCTCGCCTGTCCGGCACCGTCGACACGGTCGACTATCAGGGCCAGTCGGCGCGCTATTTCGTCACCGTGAACGGTCGCCAGCTCCAGGCGATCAACAATATCGAGGATCATCCCTTCGCGGAGGGCGCGCCGGTCTCGGTGCATATCCGCGCAAAGGACTGCGTTCTGCTTCCCGCCCGTCAGTAG